CTCGTGATGGCGTTCGCCATCGCGCTGTTCGTCGTCGTCATGGCCGGCATCCTGTTCGCCGTCGACCGGCCCAAGCGCATCCCGAACTGGGTGGTCGTGGCCGGGTTCCTCGGGCCGTCCGTGCTGATGCTGGTCCTCGGCCTCATCTACCCGGCGATCCGCACGATCGTGGACTCCTTCTACGACCGGACCGGGGAGAACTTCATCGGCCTGGACAACTACGCGACCATCTTCACCCAGGAGGGCTTCCAGGTCGTCCTGCGGAACACGGCGATCTGGGTGCTCGTCGTGCCGATCGCGGCGACGTTCCTCGGCCTCGTCTACGCCGTCCTGGTCGACCGCTCACGCTTCGAGTCGTTCGCCAAGGCGCTCATCTTCCTGCCGATGGCCATCTCCATGGTCGGCGCGAGCGTCATCTGGAAGTTCGTCTACGAGTTCCGTCCCGACCAGCCGGGCGTCAGCCAGATCGGCTTGGCCAACCAGGTGCTCGTCTGGCTCGGCCTGGAGCCCTACCAGTTCCTCATCAGCACGCCGTGGAACACGTTCTTCCTCATCGTCGTCTTCATCTGGATCCAGGCCGGCTTCGCCATGACGGTGCTGTCCGCGGCCATCAAGGCCATCCCCGACGACATCATCGAGGCCGCGCGTCTCGACGGCGTCGGCGGCGTGCGGATGTTTCGCTACGTGACCGTGCCGAGCATCCGCCCGGCGATCGTCGTCGTCTTCACCACCATCGCCATCGTCACGCTGAAGGTCTTCGACATCGTCCGGACGATGACCGGCGGGAACTTCCAGACCAGCGTGGTCGCGAACGAGTTCTACGTGCAGGCCTTCCGGCAGTTCAACACCGGCCTGGGCGCGGCGCTCGCCGTCATCCTCTTCGTGCTTGTCGTCCCCATCGTCGTCTACAACGTCCGGCAGATGCGCCTCTCCGAGGAGATCCGGTGAGCACGACCACACCCGCCGCTACCGCCACCGCCGTCGAGACCTCGCGCCAGAACCGCAAGGCGGCCAAACGAGCCCAGCGCTCTGCCGAGGCGAAGACGAAGCTCAGCTCCCCGTGGGCGTCGGGCATCGCCATCGTCATGGCGATCCTGTGGACGATCCCGACTCTCGGCCTGCTCATCACGTCGTTCCGCCCGGAGATCGACATCCGCCGATCCGGGTGGTGGGAGTTCCCCTTCGAGCCCGAGGTCACGCTCGCCAACTACGAGCAGGCGCTGTTCGGCACCGGCGTGAACTTCTCCACGTTCTTCGTCAACTCGGTCGTCATCACGATCCCCGCCGTGGTCATCCCGATCACGCTGGCGCTGCTGGCGGCGTACGCCTTCGCGTGGATCGACTTCAAGGGGCGGGACACGCTGTTCGTCGCCGTGTTCGCCCTGCAGATCGTCCCGATCCAGGTGACGCTCATCCCGCTGCTGACCCTCTACGTCGACTGGGGTCTGGCCGGCTCGTTCTGGACGGTCTGGCTGTCCCACTCGATCTTCGCGCTGCCGCTGGCCATCTTCCTGCTGCACAACTTCATGAAGGACATCCCGCGCTCGCTCATCGAGGCCGCCCGGATGGACGGCGCGGGACACGTGAAGATCTTCTTCCAGGTGCTGTTCCCGCTGCTCGTGCCGGCCATCGCCGCGTTCGGCATCTTCCAGTTCCTCTGGGTGTGGAACGACCTGCTGGTGGCCCTGACCTTCGCCGGCGGCGACCAGGACGTCGCCCCGCTCACCGTGCAGCTCGCGAACATGGTCGGCACCCGCGGGTCGGAGTGGCACCTGCTGTCAGCCGGTGCCTTCATCGCGATGATCGTCCCGCTCATCGTGTTCGTCACCCTGCAGCGGTACTTCGTGCGGGGACTGCTCGCCGGTGGCGTGAAGGGCTGATCCACCGGGACGGCGCTCGCAGCGCGGAGGGGCGGCCGGTCGACCTCGTTGTCGGTGGCCGCCCCTACGCTCGCCGCATGCCGAGCGCCGCACCCCCTGTCCCCGCGTCCGAGGACGCCCTGAGCCTGCTGCGCCGCCTCACCGGGAACCAGGACGCGACCTTCCGTGAGGGCCAGGACGACGCGGTCCGGGTGCTGGTCGAGGACCGCGCCCGGGCCCTGGTCGTCCAGCGCACCGGGTGGGGGAAGTCCGCGGTGTACTTCGTCGCCACCGCGCTGCTGCGCGGCCGCGGCGCCGGCCCGACGCTGCTGGTGTCCCCGTTGCTCGCCCTGATGCGCGACCAGGTCGCGGCCGCGGGCCGCGCCGGAGTGCGCGCGGTGGAGATCAGCTCCTCGAACGTCACCGAGTGGGACGACGTGGCGGCCGCTCTCCACCGCGACGAGGTCGACGTCCTGCTGGTGTCACCGGAGCGACTCACCAACCCGCGGTTCGCCGCCGAGCAGCTGCCCGACCTGCTTCGGCGCTGCGGGCTGCTCGTCGTCGACGAGGCGCACTGCGTCTCCGACTGGGGGCACGACTTCCGACCGGACTACCGCCGGATCGGTGACCTGCTCGACCGTCTGCCCGCGGGCACGCCGGTTCTGGCCACCACGGCGACGGCGAACGCCCGGGTCGTCGAGGACGTGGCCGAGCAGCTGGGTCGCGGCGGCGTGCGGGTCACGACGATCAGGGGGCCGCTGGCCCGCACCTCGCTGCGTCTCGGTGTGCTGAGGCTGCCGAGTGCCGAGGACCGGCTCGGCTGGCTGGCCACGCACCTGCCCGCACTGCCCGGCAGCGGGATCGTCTACACGCTCACCGTCAGCGCCGCGGAGGACACCGCCGCGCTGCTGCGCGAGGCCGGTCACGACGTCCGGGTCTACACCGGCCGCACCGACGACACCGAGCGCCGCGAGGCCGAGGAGGCCTTGCGCGACAACCGGGTCAAGGCGTTGGTGGCGACCTCGGCGCTGGGCATGGGCTTCGACAAGCCGGACCTTGGCTTCGTCGTGCACCTCGGAGCGCCGTCCTCGCCGGTGACCTACTACCAGCAGGTGGGTCGGGCTGGTCGTGCGGTGAGCACCGCGGACGTGCTGCTGCTGCCGGGTCCGGAGGACCGCGAGATCTGGCGCTACTTCGCCACAGCAGCCATGCCTCGCCGCGAGGACGCCGAGGCGGTGCTCTCCGCGCTGGCCGCAGCAGACCGGCCGCTGTCCGTCCCCGCCCTGGAGACGGTCGCCGACGTCCGTCGCACCCGACTGGAGCTGTTGCTCAAGGTCCTCGCCGTGGACGGCGCCGTCCAGCGGGTGGGCGGCGGCTGGACGGCGACCGGCCGGCCGTGGGTCTTCGACGCCGAGCGGTACGAGCGGGTGGCGCAGGCACGCGTGGCCGAGCAGGACGCCATGGTCGCCTACCAGCACGGCGAGTCCTGCCGGATGGCGTTCCTCCAGCAGCAGCTCGACGACGAGACCGCCGCACCGTGCGGCCGCTGCGACGTCTGCGCCGGGCCCTGGTACCCCACCGCGGTCCCCACCGAGGTACGACAGTCGGCCGGCGCCGCGATCCGCCGGGTGGGGGTGCAGGTCGACCCCCGGACGACGTGGCCCACCGGGATGAGCCGGCTCGGCGTCCCCGTCCAGGGACGGATCCCCGTGCAGGAGCAGGTGGCGCCGGGACGCGCCGTCGCACGGCTCACCGACCTGGGCTGGGGGCAGCGCCTGCGGGGACTGCTCGCGGACGAGGCCGAGGACCGTCCCGCCGACGACGAGCTCGTCCGGGCCTGCGTCGACGTCCTGGCCGGGTGGGGCTGGCAGGTGCGGCCGGCCGCCGTCGTGACGGTCCCGTCGCGCCGCCGCGGGCGCCTCGTCGCCTCGGTCGCCGAGCAGATCGGGGCACTGGGCAGGTTGCCGGTGCTCGGGTCGCTCGTTGCCGTCGACGGTGGTCCGGTCGGTGCCCGCGGTGGCAACAGCGCCTTCCGGCTAGCGGGCGTGTGGGACCGGTTCGAGGTGCCGCCGGACATGGCCGCGGAGGTGCGCCGGCTCGCTCCGGCGCCCGTGCTCCTCGTCGACGACCTCGTCGACTCCAGGTGGACGCTGACGGTCGCGGGGCGGCTGCTGCGAGTGGCCGGTGCGGGTGGCGTACTGCCGTTCGCCCTCGCCGTCGCCGCCTGACCCCTCGCCGCCGCCTGACCCCTCTGCGGGGCAGCCCAGGCCGCTCTGCGTGATCAGTCGACTAACCCCGTCACGATCCGTCGACCACCCTTCGTGATCAGCTGCGAATCCCCTGTTCGTGATCATGCAATCCCGCCACCCCTGGCCGCACGGCTCCCGGGTCCGCCACCTCGCAGAATGCTGGGTCGCAGGCACGACACGCCGCTAGAACGATGCCGGAGCCAGGCATTTTGTGCTGGGGTGGCGGGATTGCATGATCACCGGGGGGTGCCGGCCTGGGGTGGCGGGATTGCATGATCACCGGGGGGTGCCGGCCTGGGGTGGCGGGATTGCATGATCACGGGGTGGGGGGGTCGTGGGGGTCGGGCGCGCTGCCGTCGCCGTCGGCAGGATCCTTGGACGCGGACTGCGGCTCCGGGGCGGTGCGCCGCTCCTCCTCGGGCTCCTCGCGGTGGAAGGGCTCGGCCTCCGCTGCTCGGTCGGCGGCCTCCTTCGCCCGCTCCACGGCCTCTCGCGAACGCTCCAGCGGTTCCTCACTCATGACACCGAACGTACCGGCGGTCCCCCGACCCGGCACCTCACGGCACGGCCACCGTGATCCCGGCGCCGAGCCGCCCCTCACCGAGGGCGGCCAGCGCCGCGGGGACCTCCTCGAGCGACACGGTCCGGTGCACCAGGGCAGCCCGGGGCAGCCGACCGGAGGTGACGAGGTCGAGCAGGGGCGGGTAGTCGGCGGCCGCCATCCCGTGACTGCCCAGGAGGTCGAGCTCGTAGGCGATGACCCGCTCCATCGGGACCCGCGGGTGGCCGGTCGCGGCCGGCAGCAGCCCCACCTGCACCTGGCGGCCGCGCCGGCGCAGCGAGAGCACCGAGTCGGCGCAGGTGACGGCGGAGCCGAACGCGTCGAGGGCGACGTGTGCTCCGCCCCCGGTGGCGGCGACGACAGCAGCGGGCACGTCGCCGTCCGTGGTGGCGTCCAGGACCACCTCGGCGCCGAGCTCCCGCGCCGCGGACAGCGCCTCGGGGCGGACGTCCACGGCGACGACGCGCGCTCCGACCGCGACGCCGATGGCCACGGCCGCCAGGCCCACACCGCCGCAGCCGTGCACGGACAGCCACTCCCCCGGCTGCACCCGGCCGCGCGTCACGACGGCCCGGTGGGCCGTGGCGACCCGGCAGCCCAGGCCCGCTGCGGTGACCGAGTCGAGGTCGTCAGGCAGTGCGACGAGGTTGGTGTCGGCGTGCTCGAGGGCGACGAGCTCGGCGAAGGACCCCCACCCGGTGAAGCCCGGTTGGGTCTGGTGCGGGCACACCTGGCCGTCACCGGCCCGGCAGACCTCGCACGTCCCGCACGCGCAGACGAACGGGACAGTGACCCGCTGCCCCACGGTCCAGCGGACGACGTCAGGGCCGACGGCGACGACCGTGCCGGCGAGCTCGTGCCCCGGCACGTGCGGCAGGACGACGTCGGGGTCGTGCCCCTGCCAGGCGTGCCAGTCGCTGCGGCAGATGCCGGTGGCCTCGACCCGGACCACCACGCCGGCCGGCGACGGCACCGGGTCGGGTACCTCCCGCAGCACGGGCGGCACGCCGACCTCCTCGACCACGACCGCGCGCATCAGGTACTCGCCGGGTCGAGGCCGACGGCGGCACGCGCCCTGGCGAGCACCTCCTCGACCGGCGCCGAGGCGTCCAGCACGACGTCCGCGACCTGCGTGAACAACGGCCGGCGCACCGGGTCCTGTCGACGCAGCAGTTCCAGCGGGTCGCTGCCGAACCGGGGCCGGTAGTCGTCGGCGCCGAACCGCGCCGCGAGCACCTCCGGCGGGGCGTCCAGCCACAGCACGAACGCGTCCGCCAGCGCCGCCCGGCACCTGGGTACCTCCACGGTGCTGGCCGCTGCCGCGACCACCACCGCCGGTCGCTCCGCCACACCGGTGAGGAGGTGCTCGGCCTCCCACCGGTGCAGGGCGTCGACCCCGTCCCGGTCGGCGAGCGTCGCGGTGTCGATGCCGTGCTCACGCAGCAGGTCGGTGTCGCTGTCGCGCAGCGGCCGGTCCAGCGCGCTGGCAAGGTCCGAGGCCACGGTGCTCTTGCCGGAGCCCATCAGCCCCAGGACGACGACGGCCCGGTCGCGCACCGTCATGCCTGCCGGGAGGACGCCCACAGGTCGATCCCGGTGTCCACGGCGTGCTCGTCGATCGCGGCCAGCTCGTCGTCGGTGAACGCCGGCGCCCGCGTCGCCCCCAGGTTCTCCTCGAGCTGCTCCACGCTGCTGGCGCCGATGAGCACCGAGGTGACCCGCTCGTCGCGCAGCGCCCAGGCCAGCGCCATCTGCGCCAGGGTCTGACCGCGAGCGGCGGCGATCCCGTTCAGCGCCCGGACGTGCTCTATCGCCTCGTCCGTGAGCAGCTCGCTCGACAGAGAGCTGTCGCGGGCTGCGCGGGACCCCTCGGGCACGCCGTCCAGGTACTTCGTCGTCAGCATCCCCTGAGCCAACGGCGAGAACGCGATGCAGCCGGCACCCACCTCCTCCAGGACGTCGAGCAGTCCCTCGGTCTCGATCCAGCGGTTGAGCATCGAGTACGACGGCTGGTGGATCAGCAGCGGTGTGCCGAGGTCCGACAGGATCCTGGCGGCCTCGCGGGTGCGCTCAGGGCCGTAGGAGGAGATCCCGACGTACAGGGCCTTGCCGGAGCGGACGGCGGTGTCGAGCGCGCCCATCGTCTCCTCCAGCGGCGTCGTCGGGTCGTACCGGTGGGAGTAGAAGATGTCGACGTAGTCCAGGCCGAGACGCCGCAGGGACTGGTCCAGGCTGGCCAGCAGGTACTTGCGCGAGCCGCCACCTTGCCCGTACGGGCCCGGCCACATGTCGTAGCCGGCCTTCGTCGAGACGATGAGCTCGTCCCGGTACGGCCGCAGGTCCTCACGCATCACCCGGCCGAAGTTCAGCTCGGCCGAACCGTACGGCGGCCCGTAGTTGTTCGCCAGGTCGATGTGAGTGACGCCGAGGTCCACCGCGCGACGCAGGATGGCGCGCTGGGTGTCCAGCGGCCGGTCGTCACCGAAGTTGTGCCACAGCCCGAGGGAGACGGCCGGCAGGTCCAGGCCGCTGCGCCCGCACCGGCGGTAGGTCATCGTGTCGTACCGGTCCGGTGCCGCCGGGTAGCTCATCCGCCCATCCTGGCAGGACCTCCCCGAGCTGCCGACTCGACCCCGGACTGCCGACTCGACCCCGGGCTCCCGACTCGACCCGAAGCGGTGTCCCTCACAGCAGACCGGCGCGGCGCAGCGCGTCGCCCAGGCCGGTGCCGTCCGGAGCGCGCACCTCCGGCACCGGAGCCTCGGCGGGCCCGTGGTCCTCGGGCCTCGGGCCGGTCGTGCCCCGGGACAGCACCCGCTCCCCCGTGGTCAGCTGGCGGATCGCGATCCCGCGAACGTGCTGGGGGTACTCCCGGGCGAAGTCCAGGTAGATGTCCGGGTCGTGCTGCCCGTCGTCCCCGATGAGCAGCCAGCGCACCTGGGGCAGCTCGCGAGCCAGCCGGCGCAGCGTCGCCGCCTTGTGCTGGCGCCCGGAGCGGAACCACCCGGTGTTCGTGGGACCCCAGTCGGTGAGCAGCAGCGGCCCGGCCGGGTACCCGTGGCGGGTGAGGAACCGGGACAGCGTCGGGGCCACGTTGAACGCCCCGGTCGACAGGTAGACCACGAGGGTCCCCGGCTGCCGGACGACGATCTCCCGGTACAGCGGCGCCATCCCCGGCACCACGTACCGGGCCTGCTCGTGCAGGACGAACGTGTTCCAGGCGGCGATGAGCGGGCGCGGCAAGGACGTGATCATGACGGTGTCGTCGATGTCGCTGACCACGCCGAGGGTCTGCTGCGCGCCGACGACGGTGACGACGGCCGAAGTGGGCTCCCCGTCGGGCAGCCGGAGCGTCACCTCGTGCGTACCGGCGGGCAGGTCGCACTCGACGACGGCGTCGACGTACCCGCTGCGGTTGGTCCGCACCGTCCCAGTGGACGACCCGGCGGTGACCACCACCTGCGCGCCCGCGACGGGCGCGGTGACGAAGCTGCGCCAGCCCCGGACGAGCCCCTGCCGACGCGGCTGCCCGGCGGTCCCGGGGCGCGAGAGCAGCACCCGGCCGAGCACCCGGATCCAGCCGGGCGCGCCGTCCCGGGCGACCGAGCCGTATCCGGGGTAGGCGACGACGTGCGGAACCCAGCCACGCCCACGCAGGACCTGCTCGACGACGGCGTCCGCACGGGCCTCCAGGACGGCGGCGAGGTGCGGCTTGGCCCTGGACTCGGTCACGCGGCCGGAGTCTGCCGCCTCAGGGCTGGAAGAGCACCTTCACCGCGCCGTCCTGCTTCTTCTCGAACATGTCCTTCTTCTCGGACACGTCCGACGCCTGCGGCGCCCGCCCCGGAGTGGGACTGCGCCACGCGCGGGTGCCTGGGCTTACCCGCGCCCCTCCCCCGAAAGCCCCACCGGTTAGGTTCCTGCCGTGGACCCGCGAGCGGCTGGCTGGTTCGAGCGGCGCACGTCGACGGCCGGGGACTGGCCTCTGGAGCGGTGCCTGCGGTTGCGCGACGAGACCGGCACCAGGGTGAGCGTGGTCGTCCCGGCCCGGGACGAGGCGGCCACGATCGGAGAGGTCGTCGGGACGCTGCGCCGGGACGTCCTCGACGTGGGACTGGTCGACGAGCTCGTCGTCATCGACTCCGACTCCACCGACGACACCGCCGCGGTCGCGGCGGCCGCGGGGGCCGTCGTCCACGCCTCCCGGGACGTGGCGCCCGAGCTGGGCACGCTGTCGGGCAAGGGCGAGGCGCTGTGGAAGTCGCTGCTCGTCACCACCGGTGACGTGCTCGTGTTCGTCGACGCCGACCTCACCGAGTGGGGACCGCACTTCGTCACCGGGCTGATAGGCCCACTGCTGGCCGACCCCGGGGTGCGGCTGGTCAAGGGCTTCTACGACCGGGTGCTCGACGACGCAGCGGCGCCTGCCGGCGACGGCACCGGACCGGCCGGCGGTGGTCCGTCGACGGACGGCGGCAGAGTCACCGAGCTCGTCGCCCGCCCCCTGCTGTCACTGTGGTGGCCGCACCTGGCCGCGGTCGTCCAGCCGCTGGCCGGCGAGTGGGCGGTGCGCCGGTCGCTGGCCGTCGAGCTGCCGTTCCCGGCCGGGTACGGCGTCGAGCTGGCCACCCTCATCGACACCGTCGACCGGTACGGGCTGGACGCCGTCGCCCAGGTCGACCTGGGCAGCCGCGGCCACCGCCACCAGGCCGTGCACGACCTGGCCGTCATGGCCGGCGAGCTGCTCGCGGTCGCCGACACCCGGTACCCGACGCCGCGGGGCGTACCGGCCGAGCCGGTGCTGCACCAGTACCGCCGCGCCGAGGGCGGCTGGCGGGCCCGCCCGGTGCCGGTCGCCGAACGGCCCGCGCTGCGGGAGGTGCTGGGGTGCTGAGGCTGGGCCGGCGGGTGTTCGGCGACACCGAGCTGCTCGTCATGGCGATCGTGAACCGGACGCCGGACTCGTTCTACGACCGGGGCGCCACGTACGCCGAGGACGCCGCGCTGGACCGGGTGGACGAGGTGGTCGCCGCCGGGGCGCAGATCGTGGACGTCGGCGGGGTCAAGGCCGCGCCGGGCGAGGAGGTGGACGCCGCGGAGGAGATCCGCCGGACCGCGGGCTTCGTCGCCCGGGTCCGTGACCGGCACCCCGACGTCGTCATCAGCGTGGACACCTGGCGCTCGGAGGTCGCCCGGGTGGTCTGCGGCGAGGGCGCCGACCTGCTCAACGACGCCTGGGGCGGGGTGGACCCGGTGCTGGCGGAGGTCGCCGCCGCCCACGACGTGGGCCTCGTGTGCACCCACGCCGGCGGCCAGCAGCCACGCACCAGGCCGCACCGGGTGGCCTACGACGACGTCGTCGCGGACGTCGTCGAGCGGACCACGGCCCTGGCCCGCCGGGCCGTCGGCCTCGGCGTCGCAGCGCAGTCGGTCCTCATCGACCCGGGCCACGACTTCGGCAAGAACACCTGGCACTCCCTGGAGGTCACCCGCCGGCTCGACGAGGTGGTCGCCACCGGCTGGCCGGTGCTGGTGTCGTTGTCCCACAAGGACTTCGTCGGCGAGACCCTCGACGCGCCGGTGACCGAGCGCCTGGTCGGGACGCTCGCCACCACTGCCGTGTGCGCCTGGCACGGCGCCCGCGTCTACCGGGCGCACGACGTGGTGCAGACCCGCGAGGTGCTCGACATGGTGGCCACCCTGCGCGGGACGCGGCCACCGGCACGCACGGTGCGAGGACTGGCGTGAGCCGTCCGCCGGTGGCGCTGTGCCCGCACCCTCCGCTGCTCCTGCCCGGCCTCACCGGCGCCGCCGACCCGGTGCCCGACCTGCGGGCGGCCTGCCGGGACGCGGTCGGCGTCCTGCTCACCGACGCGCCGGGCCGGGTGCACCTCGTCGGCGCGGACGGCCCGGCCGTCGACGCCGCGTCCTTCGCCCCCGGCGCCAGTCCACCGGCACCCACCGCTGACCGGGCAGGCCCGATGTCCGCCGCCCCGCTGCCACTGCTCGTCGGGCGTGCGCTGCTGGCCGGCGCCGGGTGGACCGGCCCGGTGACCGAGCACGCCGTTGCGGCGTCGTCCGCTGTCGCCGACCGGGTCGCCCTCGGCCGGCAGCTGTCGGCCGGGGGCGACCCGGTGCTGGTGCTCGGCGACGGCAGCGCCCGCCGGGGGGTCAAGGCCCCCGGGTACGTGGACGAGCGGGCGGTGCCGTTCGACGCCGCCGTGCTCGCCGCCCTGCGCGCCGCGGACACCGCCACGCTCGCCCAGGTCGACGACGACACCGCCGCGGAGCTGCTCGCTGCCGGCACCGTCGCCTGGCACGTGCTCGCCGGGCTGATCGACGGCCTGCCACCGGCGCAGGTGCGCTACGCCGGCGACCCGTTCGGGGTGGCCTACGTCGTGGCGACCTGGTCCGACCCGTCGTCCGGTCCCTCCCGCTGACCGGTGCCCGGACCAGTGCCCGGAGAGCCGGCCGGCGCGTCACCCCACGGCGCGGGGACGAGGTCGCGGACCCGTTCGGACAGGGCCAGGGCGTCGAACGGGGCACGGACCTTGGCGTCGTTGTCGAAGTACACGTAGACGTCCCGGCCGTCACCGGCCCACCGGCGGACCCGCTGCGCCCAGAGGTCGAGCGCCTCGGCCGAGTAGCCGCTGGCGTACAGCTCGGTGTCCCCGTGCAGGCGGACGTAGACGAAGTCGGCGGTGGCCTGCAGGAACAGCGGCCACCGCCCGGCGGTGTCCGCCACGACGAGCCCGATCCCCTTGTCCCGCAGCAGGTCCGGGAACGCGTCGGTGACGAAGCTCGGGTGGCGCACCTCGACCGCGTGCCGCAGCGGGCGGTCGGCGTCCGTCGTCGTCCACGACCGGTCCGCGAGCCGCTCGTCGTGCCCGGCCGCCAGCACGGCGGCCTCGGTCGTCGTCCGGGGCAACAGGTCGAGAAAGGCCCCGACCCGCCCAGGGTCGAACGCCAGCGTGGGCGGCAGCTGCCACAGGAACGGGCCGAGCCGGTCCCCGAGGGCGAGCGGCCCGGAGGCCAGGAAGTTGGCCAGCGGCACCTCGACGTCCCGGAGCTTCTTCATGTGGGTGATGAACCGGCCGCCCTTGACGGCGAGGACCGAGCCGTCCGGCGTCTGCGCGCGCCAGGTGAGGTAGGTCGTCGGCCGCTGCAGCGCGTAGAAGGACCCGTTGACCTCCAGGCTGCTCATCCGCTGCGCCGCGTACTCCAGCTCGCGTCCCGCAGGCAGCCCCGGCGGGTA
This DNA window, taken from Kineosporiaceae bacterium SCSIO 59966, encodes the following:
- the mgrA gene encoding L-glyceraldehyde 3-phosphate reductase, with the protein product MSYPAAPDRYDTMTYRRCGRSGLDLPAVSLGLWHNFGDDRPLDTQRAILRRAVDLGVTHIDLANNYGPPYGSAELNFGRVMREDLRPYRDELIVSTKAGYDMWPGPYGQGGGSRKYLLASLDQSLRRLGLDYVDIFYSHRYDPTTPLEETMGALDTAVRSGKALYVGISSYGPERTREAARILSDLGTPLLIHQPSYSMLNRWIETEGLLDVLEEVGAGCIAFSPLAQGMLTTKYLDGVPEGSRAARDSSLSSELLTDEAIEHVRALNGIAAARGQTLAQMALAWALRDERVTSVLIGASSVEQLEENLGATRAPAFTDDELAAIDEHAVDTGIDLWASSRQA
- a CDS encoding sugar ABC transporter permease is translated as MDWLLDAGTPGEKFLVMAFAIALFVVVMAGILFAVDRPKRIPNWVVVAGFLGPSVLMLVLGLIYPAIRTIVDSFYDRTGENFIGLDNYATIFTQEGFQVVLRNTAIWVLVVPIAATFLGLVYAVLVDRSRFESFAKALIFLPMAISMVGASVIWKFVYEFRPDQPGVSQIGLANQVLVWLGLEPYQFLISTPWNTFFLIVVFIWIQAGFAMTVLSAAIKAIPDDIIEAARLDGVGGVRMFRYVTVPSIRPAIVVVFTTIAIVTLKVFDIVRTMTGGNFQTSVVANEFYVQAFRQFNTGLGAALAVILFVLVVPIVVYNVRQMRLSEEIR
- a CDS encoding carbohydrate ABC transporter permease yields the protein MAILWTIPTLGLLITSFRPEIDIRRSGWWEFPFEPEVTLANYEQALFGTGVNFSTFFVNSVVITIPAVVIPITLALLAAYAFAWIDFKGRDTLFVAVFALQIVPIQVTLIPLLTLYVDWGLAGSFWTVWLSHSIFALPLAIFLLHNFMKDIPRSLIEAARMDGAGHVKIFFQVLFPLLVPAIAAFGIFQFLWVWNDLLVALTFAGGDQDVAPLTVQLANMVGTRGSEWHLLSAGAFIAMIVPLIVFVTLQRYFVRGLLAGGVKG
- a CDS encoding DUF2183 domain-containing protein, with the protein product MTESRAKPHLAAVLEARADAVVEQVLRGRGWVPHVVAYPGYGSVARDGAPGWIRVLGRVLLSRPGTAGQPRRQGLVRGWRSFVTAPVAGAQVVVTAGSSTGTVRTNRSGYVDAVVECDLPAGTHEVTLRLPDGEPTSAVVTVVGAQQTLGVVSDIDDTVMITSLPRPLIAAWNTFVLHEQARYVVPGMAPLYREIVVRQPGTLVVYLSTGAFNVAPTLSRFLTRHGYPAGPLLLTDWGPTNTGWFRSGRQHKAATLRRLARELPQVRWLLIGDDGQHDPDIYLDFAREYPQHVRGIAIRQLTTGERVLSRGTTGPRPEDHGPAEAPVPEVRAPDGTGLGDALRRAGLL
- a CDS encoding ATP-dependent DNA helicase RecQ codes for the protein MPSAAPPVPASEDALSLLRRLTGNQDATFREGQDDAVRVLVEDRARALVVQRTGWGKSAVYFVATALLRGRGAGPTLLVSPLLALMRDQVAAAGRAGVRAVEISSSNVTEWDDVAAALHRDEVDVLLVSPERLTNPRFAAEQLPDLLRRCGLLVVDEAHCVSDWGHDFRPDYRRIGDLLDRLPAGTPVLATTATANARVVEDVAEQLGRGGVRVTTIRGPLARTSLRLGVLRLPSAEDRLGWLATHLPALPGSGIVYTLTVSAAEDTAALLREAGHDVRVYTGRTDDTERREAEEALRDNRVKALVATSALGMGFDKPDLGFVVHLGAPSSPVTYYQQVGRAGRAVSTADVLLLPGPEDREIWRYFATAAMPRREDAEAVLSALAAADRPLSVPALETVADVRRTRLELLLKVLAVDGAVQRVGGGWTATGRPWVFDAERYERVAQARVAEQDAMVAYQHGESCRMAFLQQQLDDETAAPCGRCDVCAGPWYPTAVPTEVRQSAGAAIRRVGVQVDPRTTWPTGMSRLGVPVQGRIPVQEQVAPGRAVARLTDLGWGQRLRGLLADEAEDRPADDELVRACVDVLAGWGWQVRPAAVVTVPSRRRGRLVASVAEQIGALGRLPVLGSLVAVDGGPVGARGGNSAFRLAGVWDRFEVPPDMAAEVRRLAPAPVLLVDDLVDSRWTLTVAGRLLRVAGAGGVLPFALAVAA
- a CDS encoding glucosyl-3-phosphoglycerate synthase, whose amino-acid sequence is MDPRAAGWFERRTSTAGDWPLERCLRLRDETGTRVSVVVPARDEAATIGEVVGTLRRDVLDVGLVDELVVIDSDSTDDTAAVAAAAGAVVHASRDVAPELGTLSGKGEALWKSLLVTTGDVLVFVDADLTEWGPHFVTGLIGPLLADPGVRLVKGFYDRVLDDAAAPAGDGTGPAGGGPSTDGGRVTELVARPLLSLWWPHLAAVVQPLAGEWAVRRSLAVELPFPAGYGVELATLIDTVDRYGLDAVAQVDLGSRGHRHQAVHDLAVMAGELLAVADTRYPTPRGVPAEPVLHQYRRAEGGWRARPVPVAERPALREVLGC
- a CDS encoding AAA family ATPase; the encoded protein is MTVRDRAVVVLGLMGSGKSTVASDLASALDRPLRDSDTDLLREHGIDTATLADRDGVDALHRWEAEHLLTGVAERPAVVVAAAASTVEVPRCRAALADAFVLWLDAPPEVLAARFGADDYRPRFGSDPLELLRRQDPVRRPLFTQVADVVLDASAPVEEVLARARAAVGLDPAST
- the folP gene encoding dihydropteroate synthase, translated to MAIVNRTPDSFYDRGATYAEDAALDRVDEVVAAGAQIVDVGGVKAAPGEEVDAAEEIRRTAGFVARVRDRHPDVVISVDTWRSEVARVVCGEGADLLNDAWGGVDPVLAEVAAAHDVGLVCTHAGGQQPRTRPHRVAYDDVVADVVERTTALARRAVGLGVAAQSVLIDPGHDFGKNTWHSLEVTRRLDEVVATGWPVLVSLSHKDFVGETLDAPVTERLVGTLATTAVCAWHGARVYRAHDVVQTREVLDMVATLRGTRPPARTVRGLA
- a CDS encoding DUF72 domain-containing protein codes for the protein MARRSVVRVGISGWRYRPWRGVFYPPGLPAGRELEYAAQRMSSLEVNGSFYALQRPTTYLTWRAQTPDGSVLAVKGGRFITHMKKLRDVEVPLANFLASGPLALGDRLGPFLWQLPPTLAFDPGRVGAFLDLLPRTTTEAAVLAAGHDERLADRSWTTTDADRPLRHAVEVRHPSFVTDAFPDLLRDKGIGLVVADTAGRWPLFLQATADFVYVRLHGDTELYASGYSAEALDLWAQRVRRWAGDGRDVYVYFDNDAKVRAPFDALALSERVRDLVPAPWGDAPAGSPGTGPGTGQREGPDDGSDQVATT
- a CDS encoding alcohol dehydrogenase catalytic domain-containing protein, with the protein product MRAVVVEEVGVPPVLREVPDPVPSPAGVVVRVEATGICRSDWHAWQGHDPDVVLPHVPGHELAGTVVAVGPDVVRWTVGQRVTVPFVCACGTCEVCRAGDGQVCPHQTQPGFTGWGSFAELVALEHADTNLVALPDDLDSVTAAGLGCRVATAHRAVVTRGRVQPGEWLSVHGCGGVGLAAVAIGVAVGARVVAVDVRPEALSAARELGAEVVLDATTDGDVPAAVVAATGGGAHVALDAFGSAVTCADSVLSLRRRGRQVQVGLLPAATGHPRVPMERVIAYELDLLGSHGMAAADYPPLLDLVTSGRLPRAALVHRTVSLEEVPAALAALGEGRLGAGITVAVP